The genomic interval CGCCGCTGCCAGTCCTTGTCGACCTTCACGAACAGCTCGAGGTAGGCCCCCGGCGGCAGCTGGGCCCGCACCGCCGACCCGACCGCCTTGAGCACCGACCCGCCCCGCCCGATCACGATCCCCTTCTGCGACTCCCGCTCCACGGCGATCTCCACCCGGATGCGGGGCCACTCCCACTCGGTCACCCGCGTGGCGATCGAGTGGGGCAGCTCCTCCCTGGTGACGGCCAGCAGCTGCTCCCGCACGAGCTCGGCCACCCAGAAGGCGTCGGCCACGTCGGTGACCGTCCCCTCCGGGTAGTAGCGCGGGCCGTCGGGCAGCCGGGCGACGAGGTGCTCGACCAGCGCCGCCACCCCCTTCCCCGTCCGGGCCGACACCGGGAAGTACTCCGACAGGTCGAGCTCGGCGGCCGCCTTGGCCAGCTGGCGGAGGACGACCGACGGCTTCGCTGCGTCGACCTTGTTGACGACCACGACGGCGTCCTGGGGCACCCGGCCGGCGACGAAGCGGTCGCCGGGCCCGAGCGGGGCGGTGGCGTCGAGGACGAGGCACACGACGTCGACGCCGGACAGGGCGTCGCCGGCCGTGGCGTTGAGGCGCTCGCCGAGCGCCGTCTTCGGCTTGTGGATGCCCGGCGTGTCGACGAACACGATCTGGGCGTCGGGCCGGTCGAGCACCCCGCGCACCTGGGTCCTCGTCGTCTGCGGCTTGTCGGAGACGATCGTGACCTTGGTGCCGAGGATGGCGTTGAGGAGCGTCGACTTGCCGACGTTGGGTCGCCCGACGAGCGTGACGAACCCCGACCTCACGCCGGTGACGCCACCTTCGTGATCCGCACCCGCCCGATCCGCCGGCCCTGCAC from Acidimicrobiales bacterium carries:
- the era gene encoding GTPase Era; this translates as MRSGFVTLVGRPNVGKSTLLNAILGTKVTIVSDKPQTTRTQVRGVLDRPDAQIVFVDTPGIHKPKTALGERLNATAGDALSGVDVVCLVLDATAPLGPGDRFVAGRVPQDAVVVVNKVDAAKPSVVLRQLAKAAAELDLSEYFPVSARTGKGVAALVEHLVARLPDGPRYYPEGTVTDVADAFWVAELVREQLLAVTREELPHSIATRVTEWEWPRIRVEIAVERESQKGIVIGRGGSVLKAVGSAVRAQLPPGAYLELFVKVDKDWQRRPEALQRLGY